From Sporosarcina sp. Te-1, the proteins below share one genomic window:
- the splB gene encoding spore photoproduct lyase codes for MNKPFMPQLVYFEPNALDYPLGKELKEKFEKLGTEIRFTTSHNQVRNLPGDTDAQKYRMAKSTLVVGIRKTLKFDTSKPSAEYAIPFATGCMGHCHYCYLQTTMGSKPYIRTYVNVEEILEAADHYIEERAPEITRFEAACTSDIVGIDHLTHTLKRAINHFGQTELGRLRFVTKFHYVDHLLDAEHNGHTRFRFSVNADFVIKNFEPGTSPLDKRIEAAGKVARAGYPLGFIVAPIYLHEGWEEGYRHLFERLDAELPQDARDDITFEFIQHRFTKPAKKVIEKNYPKTKLELDEEKRRYKWGKYGIGKYIYPKNEEDAIKEHVFGYTETFFPNAKIEYFT; via the coding sequence ATGAACAAACCTTTTATGCCGCAGCTTGTGTATTTTGAGCCAAATGCACTCGACTATCCGCTTGGAAAAGAGCTGAAAGAGAAGTTCGAGAAGTTGGGGACTGAAATCCGGTTTACGACATCCCATAACCAAGTAAGGAACCTGCCAGGCGACACGGATGCCCAAAAGTATCGAATGGCAAAATCCACATTGGTCGTCGGTATCAGGAAGACTTTGAAGTTCGATACGTCCAAGCCGTCAGCCGAATACGCCATTCCTTTTGCGACGGGCTGCATGGGGCATTGCCATTATTGCTATTTGCAGACCACGATGGGCAGCAAGCCGTACATCCGGACGTATGTCAATGTGGAAGAGATTCTGGAGGCAGCGGATCACTACATCGAGGAACGTGCCCCGGAAATTACCCGTTTTGAAGCGGCCTGTACATCTGATATTGTGGGTATTGATCACCTGACCCATACATTGAAACGGGCGATCAATCATTTTGGGCAAACGGAGCTCGGCCGGTTGCGTTTCGTCACGAAGTTCCACTATGTCGATCACCTGCTGGATGCCGAGCATAATGGGCATACGCGGTTCCGCTTCAGTGTGAATGCCGATTTTGTTATTAAAAACTTCGAGCCGGGCACTTCACCGCTCGATAAACGAATTGAGGCGGCGGGGAAAGTCGCAAGAGCAGGCTATCCACTTGGGTTCATCGTTGCTCCCATCTATTTGCATGAAGGATGGGAAGAGGGCTATCGTCATTTATTTGAACGGCTGGACGCGGAGCTGCCGCAAGATGCGCGGGATGATATCACGTTCGAATTCATCCAGCATCGCTTCACCAAGCCTGCGAAGAAAGTAATTGAAAAGAACTATCCGAAGACCAAGTTAGAGCTGGACGAGGAAAAGCGGCGTTATAAATGGGGCAAATATGGGATTGGAAAATATATTTATCCAAAGAATGAAGAAGATGCGATCAAGGAGCATGTTTTTGGCTATACCGAAACATTTTTCCCAAATGCCAAAATCGAATACTTTACGTGA